ATGTTATGTAATTCCTTATCTTGTAGTGTATTCAAATGAATGAATTAAGCGCAACAAATAGGAACATGTATGGTACCAAAACCTACCGAACAAAATCCTTTTAAAACAGCAAGCCCGAAATATTGGGTTGGATTAACAATAACGCATCTCCTCATCCTATTGGTTGTTTTAATAAGCGGATGGGATCTTAGTTGGTGGCAGGGCTGGCTTTATGCAGTGCTGTTGGCGGTAGCAAGTATTGGTCCGCGTATATGGGCAGAGAACAGGCATCCGGGATTGCTTGAAGAGCGAGGTAAATTTGGTAAAGCTGAAGAGGTCAAAGCATGGGATAAAATACTTTCGCCCTTAATGGCTGTAAGTTTGACTTTCCCATTATTTATCGTGGCAGGACTTGATCACCGCTTTGGGTGGTCTCCCGAATTTCCAATCTGGCTCAATATCCTGGGCTTCATTTTAATTGTGATCGGATACAGCTTTGCCGGATGGGCTTTGATAGAGAACCGTTTCTTCTCAAGCGTAGTCCGGATCCAGACAGACCGTGGGCATAAGGTTTGTGACAGTGGCCCGTATCGGTTTGTAAGACATCCGGGTTATGCCGGGAACATTCTGGCCCTGCCTGGAATTATGCTGGCTTTGGGCTCGGTTTGGACATTTATTCCAGCGATAGCAGCTTTGATCATTACCGTAATAAGGACCATTCTGGAAGATAAAACTTTACAAGAGGAATTGCCGGGATATATGGACTATATCATTCGTGTCCGTTATCGACTGATTCCAAAGATCTTTTAAATGGAGGCAGTTCATTGATTTTATTTATATTTAGATTTCTGACCAGGTTATTAAACAGTAATAAGGATTTAACCATGGAATAGAAATAATCAACACTTATATATGAAAAAAACTAGCCTAATTGCAGTAAATATTTTAACCTTTTTAATGCTGTCATGTCAAGGTTCAGAAAACCAACTGACACAATATCAAAAGAAAGAGATCATTGCTACAGCCTCAGAGGTGGTAAAGAAGGTTTTTGACCATTCCAATAACCTGAATTTTGTGAAGGGGTTGGATCATTATTCCGGGGCAGCAGATTCCTATTATATCACTGACGGAGTACTTCATTCATTAGATGACCTTAAACAGCAATATCGTGAAATTGGCCCCTCGGTGGAACG
This DNA window, taken from Lutimonas zeaxanthinifaciens, encodes the following:
- a CDS encoding nuclear transport factor 2 family protein, which gives rise to MKKTSLIAVNILTFLMLSCQGSENQLTQYQKKEIIATASEVVKKVFDHSNNLNFVKGLDHYSGAADSYYITDGVLHSLDDLKQQYREIGPSVERLHNTIQSWNAQVISKDVVNFVLPVNLKLKLKGIPEFEGQLVWTATVQKQKNEWTIVQSHESWLNCAEVAEAFSPANDKDDK
- a CDS encoding methyltransferase family protein produces the protein MVPKPTEQNPFKTASPKYWVGLTITHLLILLVVLISGWDLSWWQGWLYAVLLAVASIGPRIWAENRHPGLLEERGKFGKAEEVKAWDKILSPLMAVSLTFPLFIVAGLDHRFGWSPEFPIWLNILGFILIVIGYSFAGWALIENRFFSSVVRIQTDRGHKVCDSGPYRFVRHPGYAGNILALPGIMLALGSVWTFIPAIAALIITVIRTILEDKTLQEELPGYMDYIIRVRYRLIPKIF